In Perca fluviatilis chromosome 11, GENO_Pfluv_1.0, whole genome shotgun sequence, the following proteins share a genomic window:
- the LOC120568825 gene encoding tripartite motif-containing protein 16-like translates to MAQKGVQLDRETFFCSICLDLLKDPVTTSCGHNYCMNCIKSHWDEEDHKNIHSCPQCRQTFTPRPVLLKNTMLADLVEELKKTGLQAAPADHCYAGAEDVACDFCTGRKLKAHKSCLVCLMSYCDQHLQPHYDVPPLKKHKLVEPSKKLQENICSRHDEVMKFFCRTDQQLICYLCLMDEHKGHDTVSAAAERTERQKKLEGSRLNIQQRIHDREKDVKLLREQVEVINDSADKAVEDSEKIFSELIRLLEKRSTDVKQQVRSQQKSEVSRVKELQEKLEQEITELKRNDAELKKLSHTEDHNQFLHNYPSLSPLNQSTSSIDICPLSYFEEVTAAVSEVRDKLQDVLREKLTNVSLTGRTEVDVSLPQEEPKTRADFLKYSREITLDPNTAYIHLLLSEGNRKATRMRQQQSYSSHPDRFIGCSQVLSRDSLTGHCYWEVETRGVGICVAVAYKNISRAGTWYECVFGLNDKSWALRCEKNSYSLWYNNVQTPISGPVSSRVGVYLDHSAGILSFYRVSETMTLLHRVQTTFSQPLYAGLRLYYSPGGTAEFCKLK, encoded by the coding sequence ATGGCgcagaaaggagttcagctggacAGAGAGACCTTCTtttgttccatctgtctggatctactgaaggatccggtaACTACTTCCTGTGGACACAactactgcatgaactgtattaaaagccactggGATGAAGAGGATCATAagaacatccacagctgtcctcaaTGCAGGCAGACgttcacaccgaggcctgtcctgctgaaaaacaccatgttagcagatttagtggaggagctgaagaagactggactccaagctgctcctgctgatcactgctatgctggagctgaagatgtggcctgtgatttCTGCACTGGGAGAAAACTGAAAGCACACAAGTCCTGTCTGGTGTGTCTGATGTCTTACTGTGATCAACACCTCCAGCCTCATTATGATGTTCCTCCattaaagaaacacaagctggtggagccctccaagaagctccaggagaacatctgctctcgtcatgatgaggtgatgaagTTTTTCTGTcgtactgatcagcagcttatctgttatctctgcttaatggatgaacataaaggccacgacacagtctcagctgcagcagaaaggactgagaggcagaaaaagcTTGAGGGGAGTCGACtaaacatccagcagagaatccacgaccgagagaaagatgtgaaactGCTTCGAGAGCAGGTGGAGGTTATCAATGACTCTgctgataaagcagtggaggacagcgagaagatcttctctgagctgatccgtctcctggagaaaagaagcactgatgtgaagcagcaggtcagatcccagcagaaaagtgaagtgagtcgagtcaaagagcttcaggagaagctggagcaggagatcactgagctgaagaggaacgacgctgagctgaagaagctctcacacacagaggatcacaaccagtttctacacaactacccctcactgtcaccactcaaCCAATCTACATCCAGCATCGATATCTGTCCTCTGAGCTACTTTGAGGAGGTGACAGCGGCtgtgtcagaagtcagagataaactacaggaTGTTCTGAGAGAGAAGTTGACAAACGTCTCACTGACAGGAAGGACTGAAGTGGATGTTTCACTACCACAAGAAGAacccaagaccagagctgacttCCTAAAATATTCACGTGAAATCACATTGGACCCAAACACAGCATACATACAtctgttattatctgaggggaacagaAAAGCAACAAGAATGAGACAACAACAGTCAtattctagtcacccagacagatttATTGGATGTtctcaggtcctgagtagagacAGTCTGACTGGAcattgttactgggaggtggagacgAGAGGAGTAGGAATTTGtgtagcagtcgcatacaagaatatcagcagagcagggacctggtatgaatgtgtatttgGATTAAATGACAAATCATGGGCGTTACGTTGCGAAAAAAATAGTTATTCACTTTGGTACAACAATGTCCAAACTCCCATCTCAGGTCCTgtgtcctccagagtaggagtgtacctggatcacagtgcaggtattctgtccttctacagagtctctgaaaccatgactctcctccacagagtccagaccacattcagtCAGCCCCTCTATGCTGGACTGCGGCTTTATTATTCTCCTGGAGGCACTGCTGAGTTTTGTAAACTaaaatag